A genome region from Leptospira langatensis includes the following:
- a CDS encoding DEAD/DEAH box helicase translates to MESTIQLSLDFESGSSTGFRGDSCYLKDEPELGIGRIESSQSDKLTIVFPKTGAKRTVSENSNKLKIIGAYPSAFSQSPGDPDLLDLSLQAFELKLSHAYDKLSALSNSRTRLLPHQIESTFVVVNSLRPRFILADEVGLGKTIEAALVMKELIFRRGYKKVLIVAPSPLLVQWKQELKNKFNEDFEIVKRRNFIATGEKNWKNFKHVITSVDFIKNPKYAEEILKTKWDIVVFDEAHRLRRDYHKVTRAYLFAEKIAKKCECLLLLTATPFRGKLEELYYLVHLVDPNLLGPYHTFINDYVLGNKSDLKEKISKVLLRRRKVEVGGFTKRFAKTVKIELSQVERQFYDETTEYVRREYNLAMRTQNRAIGFVMIVFQKLLDSSVFALLSALSKRKFMLENRLHRLQAVGNKLEEWDLDETEGVEDFVSDLDESSPSDLANLRRELLSLNRLILLGKKIKEDRKSQKLKETIAKLKKEGHPKFIIFTQFRSTQDFLASILSEYKVTLFHGSLSADAKEDAISEFRKTSEILICTEAGGEGRNLQFANVLFNYDLPWSPLKIEQRIGRIHRFGQKDNVFIFNFASKETVAERILEVLSNKIKLFEESIGNSDELLGAIEDELDFHSSFMKFVTGNKKLKEVEEEIDQRIRIAKKGFEKLGSLVTPKLLDFNLEDYYKTTLQERSYTNQHLENFFVRYTKKYSEKLNYRLKANRHQVYELEGDQYKGKKATFNSEQALADDSLEFMAFGHPLIEDAVQAFLKDRSGWKLGFYESSGNYIYFVFIVEFKFSLDRKELFVVEVNRRSGNSKVLEDLPEEVRESLVEHSVETLPQETEKLFIQACEALELVLEDRKKELYEQTKDLFQKEEYKIRNSNQNTLRQLEEKLMRQEAAFKWEGKPEKKSAMNRTRNEIQKVKEDFEVELRKVKVGKEIHHRFELFQAYFPSSL, encoded by the coding sequence TTGGAATCCACCATACAACTCAGTCTGGATTTCGAATCCGGTTCTTCCACTGGATTCAGAGGGGATTCTTGTTATCTCAAGGATGAGCCTGAATTAGGGATAGGCAGAATTGAAAGTTCTCAATCCGATAAATTGACTATCGTATTTCCGAAGACAGGAGCAAAACGGACTGTCTCCGAGAACTCCAATAAGTTAAAGATCATCGGCGCGTATCCCAGCGCATTTTCCCAATCTCCGGGAGATCCGGATCTATTGGATCTGAGCCTGCAAGCCTTCGAGCTAAAGCTTTCTCATGCGTACGACAAACTCTCCGCCTTATCCAACTCCAGGACCAGACTGCTCCCTCATCAGATCGAATCCACCTTCGTAGTAGTGAATTCCCTTCGACCCAGATTCATTCTTGCGGATGAGGTCGGTTTAGGAAAGACCATCGAGGCAGCTCTTGTGATGAAAGAGCTGATTTTCAGAAGAGGTTATAAGAAAGTCCTGATCGTGGCTCCTTCTCCGCTTCTGGTGCAATGGAAACAGGAATTAAAGAATAAGTTCAACGAAGACTTCGAGATCGTGAAGCGACGGAATTTCATCGCGACCGGAGAGAAGAATTGGAAGAACTTCAAACATGTGATCACTTCGGTAGACTTCATTAAGAATCCTAAATATGCCGAAGAGATCCTGAAGACAAAATGGGACATCGTAGTTTTCGACGAAGCTCATCGACTTAGAAGGGATTATCATAAGGTAACCAGAGCCTATTTATTTGCGGAGAAGATCGCGAAGAAATGCGAATGTCTCCTTCTTCTCACAGCCACTCCTTTCCGGGGAAAACTAGAAGAGTTGTATTATCTAGTGCACTTGGTGGATCCGAATCTTCTCGGGCCATATCATACGTTCATAAACGATTATGTTCTTGGGAATAAAAGCGATCTCAAGGAGAAGATCTCGAAAGTACTTCTTCGCCGTAGAAAGGTGGAAGTAGGGGGCTTTACTAAGAGATTTGCAAAGACGGTCAAGATAGAGCTCTCCCAAGTGGAGCGTCAGTTCTACGACGAGACTACGGAATATGTAAGAAGAGAATACAATCTCGCGATGAGGACCCAAAACCGGGCCATCGGATTCGTGATGATCGTCTTTCAGAAATTATTGGATTCTTCTGTGTTTGCCCTCTTGTCCGCTCTTTCCAAGAGAAAGTTTATGTTGGAGAATCGTCTACATAGACTGCAAGCTGTTGGCAACAAGCTGGAAGAATGGGACCTAGATGAAACAGAAGGAGTCGAAGACTTCGTTTCCGATCTGGATGAATCTTCTCCTTCCGATCTTGCAAATTTGAGAAGGGAACTTCTCTCTTTGAATCGATTGATCCTACTCGGAAAGAAGATCAAAGAAGATCGTAAAAGCCAAAAATTAAAAGAGACGATCGCCAAGCTCAAGAAAGAAGGACATCCTAAATTCATCATATTCACTCAGTTCAGAAGTACTCAGGACTTTCTGGCTTCCATTCTATCCGAATACAAAGTGACCCTGTTCCATGGTTCTCTCAGTGCGGACGCAAAAGAGGATGCTATCAGTGAATTTAGAAAAACAAGCGAGATCCTCATCTGCACCGAGGCGGGAGGAGAAGGTAGAAACCTTCAATTTGCAAACGTACTTTTTAATTACGATCTACCTTGGAGTCCTCTGAAGATAGAACAGAGGATCGGAAGGATCCATAGGTTCGGACAGAAAGACAATGTCTTTATCTTTAACTTCGCCTCCAAGGAGACGGTGGCAGAAAGGATCTTGGAAGTCCTTTCGAACAAGATCAAACTCTTCGAGGAATCCATCGGAAATTCGGACGAATTACTAGGAGCGATCGAGGACGAGTTGGATTTTCATTCTAGTTTCATGAAGTTCGTTACAGGAAACAAGAAACTCAAAGAAGTAGAGGAAGAGATAGATCAAAGGATCAGGATCGCTAAGAAGGGATTCGAAAAACTAGGATCCTTGGTCACTCCCAAACTGTTGGATTTCAATCTAGAAGATTACTATAAGACGACCCTACAAGAAAGATCCTACACGAACCAGCACTTGGAGAATTTCTTCGTTCGTTATACCAAGAAGTATTCCGAGAAACTGAATTATAGATTGAAAGCGAATCGCCACCAAGTTTACGAACTGGAAGGCGACCAATACAAGGGCAAAAAAGCAACCTTCAATTCGGAACAGGCTCTCGCAGACGATAGCTTGGAATTCATGGCCTTCGGTCATCCGTTGATCGAAGATGCGGTCCAAGCCTTCTTAAAAGATCGCTCCGGTTGGAAGTTAGGATTCTATGAATCCAGCGGAAATTATATCTATTTCGTGTTCATTGTGGAGTTCAAATTCTCTCTGGACCGCAAGGAATTATTCGTAGTCGAAGTGAATCGACGAAGCGGGAATTCGAAAGTCTTAGAGGATCTTCCGGAAGAAGTAAGAGAATCCTTAGTAGAGCATTCTGTGGAAACACTTCCTCAGGAAACCGAGAAACTTTTCATACAAGCCTGCGAAGCCTTGGAACTCGTATTAGAAGATCGTAAAAAAGAATTGTACGAACAAACCAAGGATCTATTTCAGAAGGAAGAATACAAGATCCGGAATAGCAACCAAAACACTCTACGTCAATTGGAAGAGAAATTGATGCGACAGGAAGCCGCTTTCAAATGGGAAGGAAAGCCTGAGAAAAAGTCCGCGATGAATCGAACTCGGAACGAGATCCAGAAAGTTAAAGAGGACTTCGAGGTAGAGTTACGAAAAGTAAAAGTCGGAAAAGAGATCCATCATAGATTTGAGTTGTTTCAGGCATATTTCCCAAGCTCTCTTTGA
- a CDS encoding 7-carboxy-7-deazaguanine synthase QueE, whose protein sequence is MKTVVHEIYLSVSGEGISTGLPTIFVRFAGCSLRCGMDGTRRLWCDTPYALSPNAGKEMDLDEALAEIRLISKTPTQILLTGGEPLEDLNRVFSISLAKELRRDRESLGTYTRVRVETNGAQPIRDLEDMVFTLDYKLPGSGMEDRMIADNVKYIRDRKDALDEIKFVIRDRVDFDRTLQVIDTYSLQGNLLASPVFGELHPETLVDWIKEGGRTDLRLSLQTHKYIWGDKRGV, encoded by the coding sequence ATGAAAACAGTCGTTCACGAAATTTATCTCTCCGTTTCCGGAGAAGGTATTTCAACGGGATTGCCTACGATTTTTGTCAGATTTGCCGGTTGCTCTTTGCGCTGCGGAATGGATGGAACTCGTAGACTTTGGTGTGATACCCCGTATGCGCTTTCTCCCAACGCAGGAAAAGAGATGGATTTGGATGAGGCACTTGCGGAGATCCGGCTCATTTCGAAAACTCCTACGCAGATCCTTCTTACCGGTGGCGAACCATTAGAAGATTTGAATAGAGTTTTTTCTATTTCCTTGGCAAAGGAATTGAGACGAGATCGGGAAAGTCTGGGAACGTACACAAGAGTTAGGGTGGAAACGAACGGGGCACAACCGATCCGAGATCTAGAAGACATGGTTTTTACTTTGGATTATAAACTTCCCGGTTCGGGCATGGAAGATCGAATGATTGCGGATAACGTGAAATACATTCGAGACAGAAAGGATGCCCTAGACGAAATTAAATTCGTTATCCGAGACCGAGTCGATTTTGACAGAACATTGCAAGTCATAGATACATATTCCCTCCAAGGAAACCTACTCGCTTCTCCTGTATTCGGTGAATTGCATCCGGAAACCCTCGTAGATTGGATCAAAGAAGGAGGTAGAACGGATCTACGTCTTTCTCTCCAAACTCATAAGTATATTTGGGGAGATAAACGAGGAGTTTGA
- a CDS encoding response regulator: protein MKLSFFAKIKNKIHFLHWKVLIGFISLTFLLIIASLLSLYGILELKDSGTWVEHTFSVIDQIEQCKTVTREMGIAQVYNKDPKDANSLPLLSHLRSEIGNLKTITSDNPVQQARSEEILKLVSSIETRPWSFETQRGLTLIQISESLNSMQEEELRLLNSRNTINSRKGTQVAYSLFILVILSFLVVGYGSFTVQKDIKEKKRITDRLIESESRLLSILDNLPSAFSMMDLDGKVLFHNQVFASRFLHVREKRLNMGLFTLFGEEKGNQIKKMILKSLDKQGAVDFELDLATEEDLEKTFYCVIVPLLDLEGEVYSVCGLFTDISVRKNYEQDLKRAKEEAEKANRAKSDFLAMMSHEIRTPMNGVIGMTELLIDSNLPPEQKEYAEIIQKSGESLLSIINDILDYSKIESGTLSLEIREFSILEIIEEVLDLFRSRAAQKQIDLVHYLDPNVPEQIAGDSLRLKQILINLIGNSVKFTDQGEIFLSAEVAKQEGSLYTILFSVRDTGIGIPKEKQAELFQPFYQADNSSTRKYGGTGLGLSISSRLIEMMGGKIWMESNPSSGTTFSFDIIVEGSNKPKAKESFSHPALENKKVLIVDDNPTNLRILAHQLQILGLITFSAKSKAEAMNLLDLGILPDMGILDYNIPLSSGIDIAKAIRKENLHFPLVLLSSSILSQEEKEIASELFAEEVNKPVKKKDIERIAYEILANEGTKSKANTQASYLANQKEILSSQFPFKIMIAEDNEINQTLAKRIIQKLGYEPYIVPNGREALTELRDKKIDLILMDVHMPEMDGLQATQIIRNTWPTESQPYIIAMTAAAMQGDRDLCIRAGMNDYISKPIVFDDLIHVLRKAGNALFPKSKA from the coding sequence ATGAAACTTTCCTTTTTTGCAAAAATCAAAAATAAAATCCATTTTTTGCATTGGAAAGTGTTGATCGGTTTCATCAGCCTTACCTTCCTATTGATCATTGCAAGTCTACTCAGTTTGTATGGAATCCTTGAATTGAAAGATTCCGGAACATGGGTGGAGCATACCTTTTCCGTCATAGATCAGATAGAGCAGTGCAAGACCGTTACTCGAGAAATGGGGATCGCTCAGGTTTATAATAAGGATCCGAAAGATGCAAACTCTCTCCCTCTACTCTCTCATTTAAGAAGTGAGATCGGGAATTTAAAGACCATCACTTCCGACAATCCTGTCCAACAAGCTCGCAGCGAAGAGATCCTGAAACTGGTCTCAAGCATAGAAACGAGACCTTGGTCTTTCGAAACCCAAAGGGGACTCACACTGATCCAGATCTCCGAATCCCTGAATAGTATGCAAGAGGAGGAACTTCGGCTTCTCAATTCCCGCAATACCATAAATTCTAGAAAAGGAACTCAGGTCGCGTATTCCCTTTTTATCCTAGTCATACTTTCCTTTTTAGTAGTCGGTTACGGTTCCTTTACGGTACAAAAAGACATCAAGGAGAAGAAAAGGATCACGGACAGATTGATCGAAAGCGAGTCCCGTCTTTTATCCATTCTAGACAACCTTCCTTCTGCTTTCTCCATGATGGACCTGGATGGAAAGGTATTATTCCATAACCAAGTCTTTGCCAGTCGATTTCTCCACGTAAGAGAGAAGAGATTAAATATGGGCCTCTTCACTTTGTTCGGAGAAGAGAAAGGCAACCAAATCAAGAAAATGATCTTAAAATCCTTGGACAAACAGGGAGCCGTGGATTTCGAGTTGGACCTGGCAACGGAAGAAGATCTAGAAAAGACATTCTATTGTGTCATCGTTCCCTTATTGGATCTGGAGGGTGAAGTATACTCGGTCTGTGGATTATTTACCGATATTTCGGTCCGAAAGAATTACGAACAGGATCTGAAGCGAGCAAAAGAAGAAGCCGAAAAGGCAAATCGCGCCAAATCGGATTTCTTGGCAATGATGAGCCATGAGATCCGTACTCCTATGAACGGAGTCATCGGAATGACGGAGCTTCTAATCGATTCGAATCTTCCCCCAGAACAAAAGGAATACGCGGAGATCATCCAAAAAAGCGGCGAAAGTCTCTTAAGCATTATCAACGATATTTTAGATTATTCTAAAATAGAATCCGGGACTCTCAGTCTGGAGATCCGCGAGTTCTCTATTCTGGAAATAATTGAAGAAGTACTGGATCTATTCCGTTCTAGAGCGGCCCAAAAGCAGATCGATTTGGTACATTATCTGGACCCGAACGTTCCGGAACAGATTGCAGGAGACAGCCTAAGACTCAAACAGATCCTCATCAACCTGATCGGGAATTCGGTCAAGTTCACCGACCAAGGTGAGATCTTTCTTTCGGCAGAAGTTGCTAAGCAAGAAGGCAGTCTTTATACAATTCTATTCTCCGTGCGAGACACGGGGATCGGTATTCCGAAAGAAAAACAAGCGGAGCTATTCCAACCCTTCTACCAGGCGGATAATTCTTCCACTCGCAAATACGGAGGGACAGGGCTCGGGCTTTCTATCTCTTCCCGACTCATAGAAATGATGGGCGGTAAGATATGGATGGAAAGTAATCCGAGTTCAGGTACCACCTTCTCCTTTGATATTATTGTCGAAGGAAGCAATAAGCCGAAGGCCAAGGAAAGCTTCTCTCATCCAGCTTTAGAAAATAAGAAAGTCTTGATCGTAGACGATAATCCTACCAACTTAAGGATCCTTGCACACCAACTTCAGATCTTGGGATTGATCACATTCTCCGCAAAATCCAAAGCAGAAGCGATGAACCTATTGGATCTTGGGATCTTACCCGATATGGGGATCTTGGATTATAATATTCCTTTGAGTAGCGGGATCGATATAGCCAAAGCGATCCGAAAGGAAAATCTTCATTTTCCTTTGGTACTTCTCTCCTCTTCCATTCTTTCTCAGGAGGAAAAGGAGATCGCGAGCGAATTGTTTGCGGAGGAGGTAAATAAGCCGGTAAAGAAAAAGGACATTGAGAGGATCGCCTACGAAATACTTGCCAACGAAGGAACAAAATCCAAGGCGAATACCCAGGCCTCATATCTTGCTAATCAAAAAGAGATCTTAAGCTCTCAATTTCCTTTTAAGATCATGATCGCCGAAGACAATGAGATCAACCAAACTCTTGCGAAACGGATCATCCAGAAATTAGGTTATGAACCTTATATCGTTCCAAACGGACGAGAGGCGCTCACAGAATTAAGGGATAAGAAAATAGATCTCATCCTTATGGATGTTCATATGCCGGAGATGGACGGGCTCCAAGCCACTCAGATCATCCGAAACACTTGGCCTACAGAGAGCCAACCTTATATTATTGCTATGACAGCGGCGGCCATGCAAGGAGATAGGGATCTCTGCATACGCGCAGGTATGAACGACTATATTTCTAAGCCTATTGTCTTCGACGATTTGATCCATGTACTTAGAAAGGCGGGGAATGCACTCTTTCCCAAATCCAAGGCTTAA
- a CDS encoding formylglycine-generating enzyme family protein, which yields MSRAKFLISISLLLILFYPEERRGQEKEQDSSDSRKTILWTGEVLSVYRNKGKAKIKIDRNSYFSERREEEIKDILTEKNTLPLFRKPKMEEIGSFQIENIEVEFGKVGKLTKPISIELRGSFSLAEGRPAKLVSVGLLIGAYGQETFYQDPASFDSADVTRNRLVKAILHPKDGKEMVLVHSGYEADGKILYEHMGYFLYGQGTDPSEDSYNPRFGTPDRSNLEELPSFYIDKYEVTNKEYYKFLKETGNQSPPHWENGIFPRGKEYHPVTNLTYREVEEYAKWSGKKLPTEFQWEKAARGTGLVWRLLKNESYEFVSQPRDYPYGNDFDTELCNTRESGRKGTLSVYELPTKSQSPYGAIGMCGNAAEWTSSSYIPYPGHRPMGGRYGKHLRVIRGGSYSSNKEEAKSFSRDFGGIPNLLNDRKAGFRLITEVKN from the coding sequence ATGTCCCGAGCTAAATTCTTAATATCCATCTCTCTTTTACTGATCTTATTTTATCCGGAAGAAAGAAGGGGACAGGAAAAAGAACAAGATTCCTCCGACTCACGCAAGACCATTCTCTGGACAGGCGAGGTCTTATCCGTTTATAGAAATAAGGGAAAGGCCAAGATCAAGATAGATAGGAACTCTTACTTCTCCGAGAGAAGAGAAGAAGAGATCAAGGACATACTTACCGAAAAGAACACTCTTCCTCTTTTCAGAAAACCTAAGATGGAAGAGATCGGTTCCTTTCAGATCGAGAACATAGAAGTCGAATTCGGAAAAGTCGGAAAACTTACCAAGCCTATTTCCATTGAACTGAGAGGGAGCTTCTCCTTAGCGGAAGGTCGTCCTGCGAAACTAGTTAGCGTAGGACTTTTGATCGGAGCCTATGGACAGGAAACCTTCTACCAAGATCCGGCCAGTTTTGATTCTGCAGATGTAACTCGAAATCGTTTAGTAAAGGCAATCTTACATCCCAAAGATGGAAAGGAAATGGTACTCGTTCACTCCGGATACGAAGCAGACGGAAAGATCCTATACGAGCATATGGGATATTTCTTGTACGGACAAGGAACCGATCCTTCCGAAGACAGTTATAATCCTAGATTCGGGACTCCGGACAGAAGCAATTTGGAAGAACTGCCATCCTTCTATATAGATAAGTACGAAGTTACAAATAAGGAATATTATAAATTCCTAAAAGAAACCGGCAACCAATCTCCTCCTCATTGGGAAAACGGGATCTTTCCTCGTGGAAAAGAATACCATCCCGTTACTAACCTGACTTATAGAGAAGTAGAAGAATACGCGAAATGGTCCGGCAAGAAATTACCTACGGAGTTTCAATGGGAGAAAGCCGCGAGAGGAACAGGACTCGTCTGGAGACTACTGAAGAACGAAAGCTATGAATTCGTTTCTCAACCCAGGGATTATCCGTATGGCAACGACTTCGATACGGAACTCTGCAATACTAGAGAAAGCGGAAGAAAAGGGACTTTGTCCGTTTACGAACTTCCTACGAAAAGCCAAAGCCCATACGGAGCGATCGGAATGTGTGGGAACGCTGCAGAATGGACTAGCTCTTCTTATATTCCTTATCCCGGTCATAGACCTATGGGAGGAAGATACGGAAAACATCTAAGAGTGATCCGAGGAGGCTCCTACTCCTCGAATAAGGAAGAGGCCAAATCCTTTTCTAGGGACTTCGGGGGAATACCGAATCTTCTCAACGATCGTAAAGCAGGCTTCCGTTTGATCACGGAAGTCAAAAACTAG
- a CDS encoding SDR family oxidoreductase: MGSYFQDKVFLVTGASSGIGKALAIALEKEGAFVGVVARRKDALKELKSSAGNPDRIMVLQADVTSESELKKIVEEFKKKFKRIDGFIHNAGITMRALASETEVKVFRTIMDTNYFPLVILYRLLEEDLRQSEGHVIAISSVQGKFATQYRSGYAASKHAVQAFMDSIRLENSKSGIHVMTVSPGFVKTDISVKALSGDGSPHGIMDEGQKKGLAPEKIARSVLKGMEKKKREIYPSRLKEKLGLFLSRFSPKTLDRFLLKSRVT; the protein is encoded by the coding sequence ATGGGTTCATATTTTCAGGACAAGGTATTTTTAGTAACAGGGGCAAGCTCCGGAATCGGTAAGGCACTCGCAATCGCCTTGGAAAAAGAAGGAGCCTTCGTGGGAGTGGTCGCAAGAAGAAAAGATGCCTTGAAAGAACTCAAGTCCTCTGCGGGAAATCCGGATCGGATCATGGTATTACAAGCGGATGTTACTTCCGAATCCGAACTAAAAAAGATCGTAGAGGAATTTAAGAAGAAGTTCAAGAGAATAGATGGCTTCATCCATAATGCGGGAATTACGATGAGAGCTCTGGCTTCCGAAACGGAAGTCAAAGTATTTCGCACCATCATGGATACGAATTATTTTCCTCTAGTGATCCTGTATAGACTCTTGGAAGAAGATCTGAGACAAAGCGAGGGCCATGTGATCGCGATCTCTTCCGTGCAAGGAAAGTTTGCGACCCAGTACAGATCCGGCTATGCCGCGAGTAAGCATGCAGTCCAAGCATTCATGGATAGCATACGGCTGGAAAATTCCAAATCAGGAATACACGTTATGACGGTTTCCCCCGGATTTGTGAAGACGGATATTTCCGTAAAAGCATTGTCCGGAGACGGTTCTCCTCATGGGATCATGGACGAAGGACAGAAGAAAGGACTGGCACCTGAGAAGATCGCAAGATCCGTTTTGAAAGGAATGGAAAAGAAAAAGAGGGAGATCTATCCGTCTCGTCTCAAGGAGAAATTAGGACTCTTCTTAAGCCGCTTTTCGCCCAAAACATTGGATCGGTTTTTATTAAAGAGTAGGGTGACCTAG
- a CDS encoding DUF2889 domain-containing protein, whose product MALSQLKQKIRFKDCGFQRRYESRYYWFPEESPPTCLIEVSQRDSYHDMTLYMLINLATMKIADIDVEEDRVPYETCPNAIKAYSYLIGEDISYNKIMRKFPEDKTLGCLHINELLQNAAQSFSSAYAFFLKERNFPPEWDEYRMYQGTMDAKSRREIGRHWWMKDKGVRNSCYSFSDRHELSEIKEQVKPLDSITAMMVKEFRSARSDK is encoded by the coding sequence ATGGCACTTTCCCAACTTAAACAAAAGATCCGATTCAAAGACTGCGGTTTCCAACGCAGATACGAAAGTAGATATTATTGGTTTCCCGAAGAAAGTCCTCCTACTTGTTTGATAGAAGTCAGCCAGAGAGATTCCTATCACGATATGACTCTGTATATGTTGATCAATCTCGCTACGATGAAGATCGCAGATATAGACGTAGAGGAAGATCGGGTCCCTTACGAAACCTGTCCGAACGCGATCAAGGCCTATTCCTATTTGATCGGGGAAGATATTTCCTATAACAAGATCATGCGCAAATTCCCCGAAGACAAGACTCTAGGTTGTCTCCATATCAACGAGCTTTTGCAGAACGCGGCTCAGAGCTTCTCGTCCGCATACGCGTTTTTCTTAAAGGAGAGAAATTTCCCTCCTGAGTGGGACGAGTACAGAATGTACCAAGGTACGATGGATGCAAAATCGAGAAGAGAGATCGGTCGTCATTGGTGGATGAAGGATAAGGGAGTCCGTAATTCCTGTTATAGCTTTTCGGATAGACATGAACTCTCCGAGATCAAGGAGCAGGTGAAACCTCTTGACAGCATTACAGCAATGATGGTAAAAGAATTCCGAAGCGCTCGCAGCGATAAATAG
- a CDS encoding M23 family metallopeptidase, whose product MMRLLIFLLFFTALPLLAQSDPNCDRKNVCYWVESGETESAVFLQARSMPAETHITVYTSLEGSGVESIPPTPKSFVLNGNEKTKILVLKKKEGADPSSVAKVLTVAYFGKLGAIHDDNYPYTLPFEGKSWISTGYNSGAEHRGDAANSIDFVLTEGTPILAAREGTVVEAEDKFTLGMKDPTLIDKANHIIIEHSDGTVAIYGHLKPEGVIVKAGDKVTAGQRIGYSGNTGYSTGPHLHFEVYRPEENRRKKTFPTLFLTETGEKEYLSEENAYWNPDGKRFQGFPITNLEETCLGILPPEKDKEPICTENLVSKKPFYLTMPIYKAGPYLFRAEFILLKSQKVILNFQEKIPAGITSIAWRIPPQTKSGKYKVKFYLDEKELGEKNFQMLP is encoded by the coding sequence ATGATGAGACTCTTAATATTTCTTCTCTTCTTCACTGCACTTCCGCTTCTAGCTCAGTCCGATCCGAATTGCGATCGTAAGAATGTTTGCTATTGGGTAGAATCCGGTGAAACAGAATCGGCAGTATTCCTCCAAGCTAGGTCTATGCCTGCAGAGACCCATATCACAGTATATACGAGTTTAGAAGGTTCCGGAGTCGAGAGCATTCCCCCAACGCCCAAATCTTTTGTACTGAATGGGAATGAAAAGACAAAGATATTGGTATTAAAGAAGAAGGAAGGTGCAGATCCTTCTTCCGTTGCGAAAGTATTGACGGTCGCATATTTTGGAAAGTTAGGCGCAATTCACGACGACAATTACCCTTACACTCTTCCGTTTGAAGGGAAGTCCTGGATCTCCACCGGATACAATAGCGGAGCAGAACATAGAGGAGATGCTGCTAACTCTATCGACTTTGTGCTAACCGAAGGAACTCCGATCTTAGCCGCCAGAGAAGGAACTGTAGTAGAGGCTGAGGACAAGTTCACTTTAGGAATGAAAGATCCTACTCTCATCGACAAGGCAAACCATATCATCATAGAACATTCGGACGGAACCGTTGCTATCTACGGACATCTCAAACCGGAAGGAGTGATCGTAAAAGCTGGAGATAAGGTTACTGCAGGACAAAGGATAGGCTATTCCGGGAACACAGGTTATAGCACGGGTCCTCATCTGCATTTCGAGGTATATCGACCGGAAGAGAACCGAAGAAAGAAGACCTTCCCCACCTTATTCCTGACTGAGACAGGGGAGAAGGAATATCTGAGCGAAGAGAATGCATACTGGAATCCGGACGGAAAACGATTCCAAGGATTTCCCATAACGAATCTGGAGGAGACTTGTCTAGGCATCCTTCCGCCGGAAAAAGATAAGGAACCGATCTGCACAGAGAATCTCGTCTCCAAGAAACCATTCTACCTGACTATGCCGATCTATAAGGCCGGGCCGTATCTGTTCCGAGCGGAGTTTATTCTACTCAAAAGCCAAAAGGTGATCTTGAATTTCCAGGAGAAGATCCCTGCTGGGATCACTTCTATCGCTTGGAGAATTCCTCCTCAAACCAAATCGGGAAAGTACAAGGTGAAATTCTATCTGGATGAAAAAGAGTTAGGAGAGAAGAATTTCCAAATGCTTCCTTGA